The following coding sequences are from one Xiphophorus couchianus chromosome 22, X_couchianus-1.0, whole genome shotgun sequence window:
- the LOC114137413 gene encoding rho GTPase-activating protein 19-like, whose amino-acid sequence MATKNNSQNTVKLDRRETNCSVFLCHEKPDANQPVIFNPDFFVERFRHEHPQIFADLVLSNITRLIDLPGDEFAQLTGELVPKVPTSTGFLRSFNFRKRKEKGVIFGAPLTEEGIAQICQLIEYLSKNLHVEGLFRVPGHSLRQAALREMLNNGTEIDLETGDFHPNDAATLLKVFLGELPEPLLMHRHYHAHLKIGELTCFDEKGNKTNVPDKARQIEAFQLLFMLLPPTNRSLLKLLLDLLYHTARSQNMNKMSAINLATMFAPHIIWPKNVTASDLQGNIEKLNNGVAFLIRHSQKMFKAPVYIKEYARLFYTGSKTLQSNDDLNLSSGNKTGSIAAIAAPSPSPSMRSIAGETSSTSNIKPSENQSYTESCLRELYKQVNSMPESAKKKKLIRRFEKQPDSNSSAETRTPFIRRHWRSRSVGGIIKQRKALGGQASTERENGTLQSIPPRS is encoded by the exons AAG GGAGACAAATTGCAGCGTGTTCCTCTGTCACGAAAAACCAGACGCGAACCAGCCTGTGATCTTTAACCCGGACTTCTTTGTGGAGAGGTTCAGGCATGAGCATCCGCAGATTTTCGCGGATTTGGTGCTTAGTAATATTACTCGGCTCATAGATCTGCCAGGGGACGAGTTCGCCCAGCTGACTGGAGAGTTGGTGCCGAAGGTGCCGACGTCCACCGGGTTTCTGCGCTCCTTCAACTTTCGCAAACGGAAAG AAAAAGGAGTGATATTTGGAGCACCCTTAACTGAAGAAGGAATAGCTCAGATCTGTCAGCTCATTGAATACCTGAGTAAAA ACCTTCATGTGGAGGGTTTGTTTCGGGTGCCAGGCCACAGCCTGAGGCAGGCGGCCCTAAGGGAAATGCTGAACAACGGCACTGAGATAGATCTGGAGACAGGTGACTTCCATCCCAATGATGCCGCCACTTTGCTCAAGGTGTTCCTGGGAGAGCTGCCAGAGCCTCTGCTAATGCATAGACATTACCATGCTCACCTGAAGATTGGAG AGTTGACTTGCTTTGATGAAAAGGGAAATAAGACTAATGTCCCCGATAAGGCCCGCCAGATTGAGgcgtttcagctgctttttatgTTGCTCCCACCGACCAACCGGAGCTTgttgaagctgctgctggacttATTGTACCACACGGCCCGCAGCCAGAACATGAACAAGATGTCTGCTATTAATTTAGCGACAATGTTTGCTCCACATATCATCTGGCCCAAAAAT GTGACAGCTAGTGATCTCCAGGGAAACATAGAGAAACTGAATAATGGGGTGGCGTTTCTCATTCGACACtcacaaaaaatgttcaag GCACCTGTCTATATCAAAGAATATGCTCGATTATTCTACACTGGATCCAAAACGCTTCAGTCAAAt GATGACCTGAATCTTTCTTCAGGAAACAAAACTGGCTCTATTGCTGCGATTGCAGCTCCATCACCTTCTCCCTCTATGAGGTCAATCGCAGGTGAGACCAGCAGCACCAGCAACATCAAGCCTTCTGAGAATCAGAGCTATACTGAGTCATGTCTCAGAGAACTCTACAAGCAAGTCAACAGCATGCCAGAGTCTGccaagaagaaaaaactcaTCAGACGG TTTGAAAAGCAGCCTGACTCGAATTCCTCTGCAGAGACACGAACTCCGTTCATCAGGAGACACTGGCGTTCTCGTTCTGTAGGTGGAATTATCAAG CAGAGGAAGGCACTGGGAGGCCAGGCTTctacagagagagaaaacgGCACACTGCAGAGCATTCCTCCCAGATCCTGA